From the genome of Campylobacter concisus:
GCAGGCGCTAGGCTAAAGGGCGACATCCTAGAGATCACTAAATTTCTAAATCCGCAAATCGTAATCGTTGGCGAGATCGGCGCGCAACACATTGAGTATTTTAAAACGCTTGATAATATCCGAGCCACCAAGCTTGAAGCACTTCAAAGCACTCGTTTGCAAATGGCATTTTTACATAGCTCGACAAAGAAAGAGCCAAGCCAAAATTTAGAAATTTACGATGAAAGTCTAAAAGATATCAATGCAAATTTATATGGAATTTCGTTCACGCTTGATGGCAAGAGTTACGCTTCGCCGCTGCTTGGCAAATTTAACGCTACAAATTTAGCCGTTTGTATCAAGGTGGCAAGATATCTAAAAATGAGCGATGAGGCGGTAGATAGAGCGCTATCTAAGATGAAAAACGTCGAGCACCGCCTAAGCAAGATCGAGGCTGGCGGCAAGCTGATAATCGATGATAGCTTTAATGGAAATTTTTCAGGCATGAGTGCAAGCTACGAGCTTGTAAGCACCTATACTGGCAGAAAAGTGCTGCTAACACCTGGTATCGTCGAGAGTGACGCGGAGCAAAATGCAAATTTAGCTAAGATCATCAACGAAATTTTTGATCTTGTCATCATCACAAGCTCGCTAAATGCTGAAGTTTTACTAAAGCACATCGTAAAGCCAAAGATCATCATCTTAAAGGATAAAAATAAAATGCAAGAAATTCTAGCTCAAAATACGCGTGCTGGCGATCTCATACTTTTTTCAAACGATGCACCGAGCTTTATATGAAAAAGATAGTTTTTTTAATCCTAGCTTTAAATTTGGTATTTGGCTTTGATATTGATGATTATGATAGAGGTATTGAGGCGCTAAATGCCGGAGATTACGTAGCTGCGTATGAAATTTTCTACGATGGCTGTGAGCAAAAAGATGTGCTTTCGTGCGAGGCTTTGGGTGATATGTTTGTAAATGAAGAGATAAATGAGCAAATGGATAGTGATCTAAAAAAACACTCAAATATCGAGCTTGGCGTGAGTTATTATATGAAAAGTTGCGACCTTGGCTACCAAAATGCTTGTGATGATGTGATGAGCTTAAGGGACGATTTAAACATAAGCCTACCAGCTGGTGTTTATGAAAACGCCAAAGCAAGGTACGATGAGATAAGGCAAGAAGACGAAAAAGAAGAAGCCTTAAGCGAGCAAAATGCGACTTTGCAAAAATAAATTCTCTAGTTTTAGACTAGATTTACTTTTAGCGTATGCTCTTTTATGCTTGCTGGAATTTTGCCATTTTCAAGCTCTATCAGTTCGCTAACTCTTAAAATATAAAAATCCTGCAAGCTTCTGTTTGTAAATTTTTCAAGCTTTTTTGAAAGCGTGTCAAACATATAAAACTCAGCCTCATTGCTAGCTAGTAAAAAATCAGCCCCGCTATCAAACGCATTAAAGATGGTCTTACTTGCAAATGCAAATGCAAGCTTTTCGTTTACTTTTAAAAGTTCAAACCCACAAGGAAATTTGATGTTTAGATTTATAAAATTCGCTCTAAATTTATCTAAATTTACAGGGATTTTATCGCTTACGGCTATTTTAAACTCTTTAAATTTATCCAAGCTCTTTATCTTTTCAAGCTCGTTTTTTGAGGTTTCATCCTCTTTTATCCCTAAAATTTCTTTAAAAAACCTAATCGCTTCGGTATAAATTTCGCTTCCGCCAAAGATAAAATCATCAATCTTGCAAGCTATCAAAATACCATTTTCATTGTTGATAAGCCTTACGATCTCATCATTTTTTTCTTTTTTATAAAGATGATGAGCTAGTATGATAGCAGCTGCACCTATAAAATTTGGCTCGTATTCTCTCACAAAATCAGCATAAAAATATGACTTTAAGCTCGCATAAAATTCTTTGTCTGCTTGATCACAAAATTTATCAAATGGCTTAAATTTCTCCCAAAAGTCGTCATCATTTATCTCAAGATCTAAAACCGCTCGTCTTTCATCAAGTGGCGAAATCACAAGCTCGCCTGCAAATTTTTCATATAAATTTACCAATGGTTCAGCAGTGCTCACTACGACATCATTTACTTTCACAAAGCCAGTTGTTAGCTGAAAATAGGGATCAATTTTTTTAACATGCAAAAATAGCTCGTCAAGGTTTGCGTAATCTAAAATTTCTAAAAAATATGGTTTAAAATACGACAAAATATCCTTGTTTACATTAAATCTAAAAATTTCTATTTTTTGCATTTGACTCCTTTTTTTGGCTTATTTTATCCTAAAATTAAAAGGAGTTTCATTATAATGGCCCGATGGATAAAGAAAATTTCACGATTGAATGCTTTGGTAACGCTTATATTGGCGATGATGCGGCCGTGCTTGGCAAGCAGGTCTTTAGCAAAGACATCTTTGCTGAAAACTCGCACTTTAGACATGGCTGGCTAAGCATTGAAGAGATTGGCTACAAGGCGATGATCGTAAATTTTTCAGATACGATCGTGATGAATGCTAGACCAAAATTTGCGCTTCTTGGACTTAGCTTGCCAAAGAATTTTTCGCCGCAGCAAATCAAAGAGCTAAGTGGCGGCATAAACAGAGCTTGT
Proteins encoded in this window:
- a CDS encoding Mur ligase family protein codes for the protein MSIFLSISTVLFIFALAFYVITCFQWFSYRPERVLFYFTKPAWHVFFFIVPLVLFYTTGKWFFIYFYFALLPALYLWNKKLDKKLVITGRIKHFFVILACAIILNYALNFIIHKAFLAPMPLFVLVVSLFFSEILEKIKFQGFKNKALKKLGANKDLKIILITASYGKTSIKNFLFEILKDSFVCYKTPRSVNTMAGIIKDINENLNEQTQIYIAEAGARLKGDILEITKFLNPQIVIVGEIGAQHIEYFKTLDNIRATKLEALQSTRLQMAFLHSSTKKEPSQNLEIYDESLKDINANLYGISFTLDGKSYASPLLGKFNATNLAVCIKVARYLKMSDEAVDRALSKMKNVEHRLSKIEAGGKLIIDDSFNGNFSGMSASYELVSTYTGRKVLLTPGIVESDAEQNANLAKIINEIFDLVIITSSLNAEVLLKHIVKPKIIILKDKNKMQEILAQNTRAGDLILFSNDAPSFI